A stretch of DNA from Actinomycetes bacterium:
CCAGCCGCTACGCGGACGCGTTCCCGGCCGCCTACCGGGAGCAGTTCCTGGCCCGCAACGCGGTCTACGACATCCGGCACATGGAGGAGCTGGACGACCGCGGCGGCATCGACATGAGCCTGTACCGGCCGCTGGAGGCACTCCCCGGGCAGCTCCGGCTCAAGCTGTTCTGGTCGGCGCACCCGCTGCCGCTGTCGGACGCCGTGCCGATGCTCGAGGACATGGGCGTGGAGGTCGTGGAGGAACGGCCCTACGAGATCCGGATGCCCGGCCGGCCTCCGGTCTGGATCCACGACTTCGGCTTGCTCCACCCTGGCGGGGAGGTCGACCTGCACCAGGTGCGCGACCTGTTCCAGGACGCGTTCGCGCGGATCCTGCGCGGGGAGGTCGAGAGCGACGGCTTCAACCGGCTGGCGCTCGCGGCCCGGCTCACCTGGCAGCAGATCGTGGTGCTGCGCGCCTACTGCAAGTATCTGCGCCAGACCAGGCTCACCTTCAGCCAGGACTACATGGAGGAGACCCTGGCCGGCAACCCGGGGGTCGCGCGCCTGCTGGTGGAGCTGTTCGAGGCCCGCCTGGACCCGGCCAGGGCGGGCGACGGCGGGCAGCCGGCCAGCACCGCGGAGCGGCTCCGCGACCAGGTCGAGGTGGCCATCGACAAGGTCGCCAACCTCGACGAGGACCGCATCCTGCGCAGCTTCCTCAGCATGATCGAGGCGACCCTGCGGACCAACTACTACCAGACCGGGGCGGACCGGCAGCGCAAGCCGTACCTGTCGTTCAAGCTCGACCCGGCCAAGTGCCCGGCCCTGCCCGCGCCCCGCCCGATGTTCGAGATCTTCGTGTACTCGCCCCGGACCGAGGGGGTCCATCTGCGCGGTGGCCGCGTGGCGCGGGGCGGGATCCGCTGGTCGGACCGGCGGGAGGACTTCCGCACCGAGATCCTCGGGCTCATGAAGGCCCAGATGGTGAAGAACGCGGTGATCGTGCCGGTCGGCGCCAAGGGCGGCTTCGTGGTCAAGCGCCCGCCCGCCGAGCGGAGCCGCGAGGCCCTGGCCGAGGAGGTCGTGGCCTGCTACTCGACCCTGATCCGGGGCATGCTCGACCTGACCGACAACCGCGTGGACGGCGAGGTGGCGCCCCCGGCCGACACCGTCCGCCACGACGGCGACGACCCCTACCTGGTGGTCGCGGCCGACAAGGGCACGGCCACGTTCTCCGACATCGCCAACTCGATCGCCCGCGAGTACGGGTTCTGGCTCGACGACGCGTTCGCGTCGGGCGGGTCGGCCGGGTATGACCACAAGAAGATGGGCATCACCGCCCGGGGCGCCTGGGAGTCGGTCAAGCGGCTCTTCCGGGAGCTGGGCGTGGACACCCAGACGACCGACTTCACGGTGGTCGGCGTCGGCGACATGTCGGGCGACGTGTTCGGCAACGGGATGCTGCTCTCCCGCCACATCAAGCTGGTCGGCGCGTTCAACCACCAGCACATCCTGGTCGACCCGGACCCCGACCCGGAGGCGAGCTTCGCCGAGCGGCAGCGCCTGTTCGGGCTGCCCCGCTCGTCGTGGGCCGACTACGACGAGAAGGCGCTCTCGGCCGGCGGCGGGGTGTTCCCGCGCACGGCCAAATCGATCCCGCTGTCGCCCGAGGCGAGGCAGGCCCTTGGCGTGGACGCGGAGGCGCTGCCCCCCAACGAGCTGATCCAGGCACTGCTCAAGGCGCCCGTGGACGTGCTCTGGAACGGCGGCATCGGCACCTACGTGAAGGCGTCCAGGGAGAGCCACGGCGATGTCGGCGACCGCACCAACGACGGCGTGCGGGTCGACGGCAAGGAGCTGCGCAGCAAGGTGGTTGGCGAGGGCGGCAACCTCGGGCTCACCCAGCTCGGCCGGATCGAGTACGCGCTCGCCGGGGGCCGCATCAACACCGACTTCATCGACAACTCCGGCGGGGTGGACTGCTCCGACCACGAGGTCAACATCAAGATCCTGCTGAACTCGGTGGTGGCCGCCGGCGACATGACCCGCAAGCAGCGCGACGAGCTGCTCGCGGCGATGACCGACGACGTGGCCGAGAGCGTGCTGCTGGACAACTACCGGCAGGCCCAGGCGATCAGCCTCACCGAGGCGCAGGCGCCCGCCCTGCTCGACGAGCAGGCCCGCATGATGCGGGCGCTCGAGCGGGCCGGCAAGCTCGACCGGCAGCTCGAGTTCCTGCCCGACCGCGAGGGGCTGGCGGAGCGGCGGGCCGCCGGGCTCGGGCTCACCCGCCCCGAGCTGGCCGTGCTGCTCGCCTACAGCAAGGTGACCCTCGAGGACGAGCTGGTCGCCTCGGACCTTTCGGAGGACCCCTACCTTGCCAACGACCTGGAGCGCTACCTGCCCCCGACTCTCCGGGAGCGGTTCCCCGAGCAGATCCGCAGCCACCCGCTGCGCCGGGAGATCATCACCACCTACGTCATCAACAGCATGGTGAACCGGGCCGGCCCCACCTTCGCGCACCGGCTCCAGGAGGAGACGGGCGTGGACGCGCCCGACATCGCCCGTGCCTACACGGTGGCCCGGGAGGTGTTCGACATGCGCCGGCTCTGGAAGGAGATGGGCCAGCTCGACAACAAGGTCGAGTCGAGCGTGCAGAACGAATTGATGATCGAGGGCAAGCGGCTGCTGGAGCGGGCCGCCCTGTGGTTCCTGCGCAACCGGCGCCAGCCGCTCGACATCGCGGCCACCGTGGCCCAGTTCGAGCCCGGGGTTCGGGTGATGGCCGACCAGCTCCCCCACCTGCTGGCAAAGGCCGACCTGGACAGGGTCGTGGAGGCGGCCGAGCGGTTCGCCGGCCAGGGCGTGCCCGAGGAGCTGGCGGCCAGGGTGGCGAGCCTGGACGCGCTGTTCTCCGGTCTCAACGTCATCGACGTGGCCAGCGCGAGCGGCGAGCCGGTGGAGGCGGTGGCCGGGGTCTGGTTCGCGCTCGGGGCCAGGCTCGACCTGCACTGGCTGCGCGACCAGATCGCCAGGCTCCCGGCCGAGACCCGCTGGCAGGCGCTTGCCAAGGGCGCGCTCCGCGACGACCTGTACTCCGAGCAGCAGGACCTGACCGGGCAGGTGCTGCGGCTGGGCAGCCACCTGGGTGACGCCGAGGCGCGGATCGACGCCTGGCTGGACGAGAACCGCTCGTCGGTGGCACGCAGCCAAGAGCTGCTGGAGGACCTGCGGGAGGCCGAGTCGCTCGACGTCGCGATGCTGTCGGTCGCGCTGCGCGAGATCCGCAACCTGAACCAGACCAGCGCCGCCGAGGCGGCCGCCGCGACCGCGTCCCGGAGCGGCTGACCGGCCCGTCGCGGAGCGCAGCTGGCGCCTCGGGATGGTCAGGACCGGACGGGCAGCCCGGCCCCGGCCAGGCCGCGCTTGACGTCGGCAACCGAGAGCTGGCCGAAGTGGAACACGCTGGCTGCGAGCACGGCGTCCGCACCGGCCAGGCAGGCGTCCACGAAGTGGCTGACGTCGCCGGCGCCGCCGCTGGCGATCACCGGCAGGTCGACCGCGGCGGTCATCGCGCGGACCAGGTCCAGGTCGTAGCCGGTCTTCTGCCCGTCGGCGTCCATGCTGGTCACCAGCAGCTCGCCGGCGCCCCGGGCCGCGCCCTCCTCGGCCCAGGCCAGGGCGTCCCGGCCGGTCGGGGTACGGCCGCCGTCGACCACCACCTCCCAGCCGCGGCCGTCTGGGCGGCGCCTGGCGTCGATGGCCAGCACCATGCACTGCACCCCGTAGGTGTCGGCACCTGCCGACAGCAGGTCGGGGTCGCGCACGGCGGCCGAGTTGACCGAGACCTTGTCCGCGCCGGCCCGCAGCAGCGCCCGCACGTCGGCCGGGGTGCGGACCCCGCCGCCGACCGTGAGCGGGATGAAGACCTGCTCGGCGGTGCGCCCGACCGCGTCAAACAGGGTCGTGCGGGCCTCGACGGTGGCGGTGATGTCGAGGAAGACCAGCTCGTCGGCGCCCTGGGCGTCGTAGACAGCGGCCAGCGCGGCCGGGTCGCCGGCGTCGACCAGGTTCACGAACGAGACGCCCTTGACCACCCGCCCGGCGGTCACGTCCAGGCACGGGATCACCCGCCGGGCCAGGGTCATCAGCGTGCCATCGGCCAGCGGGAGCCCGCCCGCGCGTCCGTTGCCCGGCGCCGGCACCGCCCACGCAAGGCCCCGAGTGCGCCCGCCCGGGTCACGGCCGCGCCCCGGCGAGAAGGGCCAGGGCGTCGGTGACGGTGAAGCGGCCGGCATAGAGGGCCTTGCCGACGATCACCCCTTCAAGGCCGAGGGGCTCGAGGCTGGTCAGGGCGGTCAGGTCGTCCAGGACGGCCACCCCGCCGGAGGCGATCACCGGGCGGTCGGTGGCGGCGAGCACCGCCTCGAGGCTGTCGACGGCCGGGCCGGTCAGCATGCCGTCCCTGGACACCTCGGTGTGGACGAAGCGCTCGCATCCGGCCGCCTCCAGCCGGCGCAGCGTCTCGAACAGGTCGCCGCCGCTCTCGGTCCAGCCCCGGGCTTGCAGGGTGCGGCCGCGGGCGTCCAGCCCCACGGCGACCGCGTCGCCGTGGCGGGCGCACGCCTCGGCCACCCAGGCGGGGTCGGTAAGGGCGGCGGTGCCGATCACCACCCGGGCCGCGCCCAGGTCGAGCAGGGCTTGCAGGTCGCCGGCGGCGCGCACGCCGCCGCTGGCCTCGACCCGCACGGGCGCGACCCCCTCCACGATCCGGCCGATCTGGTCGCGGTTGACCGGGCCGCGCCCAAAGGCGGCGTCCAGGTCGACGACGTGGAGCCAGCAGGCGCCGCCGGCCGCGAACGCCTGCGCGGCCTCCACCGGGTCGCCGTAGCCGGTCTCGGTGCCGAGCTCGCCCCGCACGAGCCGGATGGCCTGGCCGCCCAGCAGGTCGACGGCGGGCAGCAGCTCCAAGGTCATGTGGCGCAGACCTCGACGAAGTTGCCCAGCAGGGCGAGGCCGCTGGCGCCGGACTTCTCGGGGTGGAACTGGGTGCCGAACAGGTTGCCCCGCTCGATGGCGGCCGCGAACGGCGCGCCGTAGTCGCAGACGGCCGCGACCGCGTCCCCGCCCGCCTCGGGCGCGTAGGAGTGGACGAAGTAGAAGCGGGTGCCGCTCGGCAGGCCGGCGAACAGCCGGCTGCCGTTGCGGACGGCCACCTCGTTCCAGCCGATGTGGGGCACCTTCACGCCGCCGGCGAGCCGGCGCACGGTGCCGGGCACCACGCCGATCCCGCCGGTGACCGGGCCCTCCTCGCTCGCCTCGAAGGCGAGCTGCATCCCTACGCAGATCCCGAGCAGGGGCCGGCCGGCCGCGAGCCAGCCGGCCACCGCGCCTGCCCCACCGGCCGACCCGAGCCCGGCCAGGCAGGCGCCGTACGCGCCCACGCCGGGCACGACCAGCCCGGCCGCGCCCGCGGCCGCCGCCACCGAGGGCACCACCCGCACGTCGGCTCCGGCCCGGTCGAGCGCCTTGGTGGCCGAGTGCAGGTTGCCGACCCCGTAGTCGAGCACCGCGATGGCAGGCCGTGGCCTGGTCATGCCGGCGTGCCCGGCGGGGGGCCGCCGCACGGTCATGCCAGCGTCCCCTTGGTCGAGCCGCTGCCGGCGCGCGGGTCGGGCGCGCAGGCGTCCCCGAGGGCGCGGGCGAGCGCCTTGAAGCAGGCCTCCAGGGCGTGATGGGGCAGGTCGGCCGCTTCGAGCACGACGTGGACGGTGCAGCGGGCCTGGGCGACCAGGCCTTCGAGCAGGTGGCGGGCCTGTCTGGGGTCGAAGCCGCCCAGCTCGCCCGGGCGGGCGTCGACCCGCACGTCCCAGACCAGGTAGGGGCGGCCGGACAGGTCCACGGCGGCCCGTGCCCTGGCCTCGTCGAGGGGCACGACCGCGTCCCCGAACCGGCGCACCCCGCCCTTGTCGCCGAGGGCTTCGGCCAGCGCCTGCCCGATCGCGATGCCGGTGTCCTCGACCGTGTGGTGGGCGTCGACCTCGAGGTCGCCCTTGGCCCGCACGTCGAGGTCGAAGCGGGCGTGCCTGCCGAGCTGGGCGAGCATGTGGTCGAGGAAGGGCACGCCGGTGTCGCTCCCGGACCGGCCCCTGCCGTCGAGGTCGAGGTCGACAGTGACCGCCACCTCGCTGGTGCGCCGCTCGACCCGGGCTCGGCGCGGCCCGGCCATCAGGCGAGCACCTCCCCGAGGGCGGCCAGGAAGGTGTCGTCCTCCTCGGGCGTGCCCACGGTGACCCGCAGGTATGCCTCGAGGGTCGGGTAGGTGGAGACGTCGCGGACCAGCACCCCCCGGTCCAGCAGGCCCTGCCAGACGGTCCTGGGCGGCCGGCCCGGGGCGAAGCAGAGGAAGTTCGCGTCGCTGGGCAGCACCTCGACGCCCGGGAGCCGGGCCAGCCCGGCGGCGAGCCGGTCGCGCTCGCGCTCGGTGGCGGCGATGTGGCCCATGAGGTCCCCGACATGGGCGAGCGCGCGCAGCCCGACCGCCTGGGTCGGCGTGGACAGGTGGTAGGGCAGGCGGACCAGGCGGATCCCGTCGACCACGGACGGGTCGGCGAGCAGGTAGCCGAGGCGGACGCCCGCCATCCGGAACGCCTTGGAGAAGGTGCGGGTGACGACCAGGTTGGGGTGGCGGGAGAGCAGCGCTGCGGCGTGCGCGGTCCCGAACTCCCCGTACGCCTCGTCCACCACGACCAGGCCGGGCGCGGCCCGGCAGACGGCGGCGAGCACGTCGGGCCCGGTCGCCTCGCCGGTCGGGTTGTTCGGCGAGCACCAGAAGGTGAGGTCGGCGCCTGCTCCGGCCACCAGGTCGGCGGCCACCTCTGCGGTGATGGGCACGTCGCGCGGCTGGACCTCGGTGACGACCCGGGTGCCGGTGGCCCGGGCCAGCAGCGAGTGCATCGCGTAGGTCGGCTCGACCACCAGGGCGGAGCGGCCCGGCCCGGCGAACGCCATGAGGAGCTGCTGCAGCACCTCGTTGGAGCCGTTGGCGGCCCAGGTCCCCTCGAAGCCGTGCCCGGCGTGCAGCGCCAGCGCCTCGCGCAGCTCGGTCGCCTCCCGGTCCGGGTAGCGGTGCAGCTCAAGGTGGCGCACGGCCTCGGCCAGGTCGTCGAGCACGCCCTGGGGTACCGGCCAGGGCGTCTCGTTGGTGTTCAGCCGCACCGGCACGTCGAGCTGGGGCGCGCCGTAGGGGATGAGGCCGGCGAGGTCGTCGCGCACGCGGACGCGGTCGGCGGCGACCGGCATCCGGCCGGTGCCGGGCCGGTCCGGGTCCGAGCGGGCGGGGTCGGCCGTGGCCAGCACGCCACGGCTGGCCGGGCTGCCTGGCGTGGTCATGGCGGCGCCTCCCGGGTCGGGGCTGGGTTCCTCGCGCTCGGAGGGGGGCTGGGTTCCTCGTGCTCGGATCGGGTGCTTCCTTCGGCCGACCACGGGCGCACGCCGAGCCGGACCTGGACGGCCCGGCCGTGGGCGGGCAGGTCCTCGGCGCGGGCCAGGGCGGCCACCGTGGGCGCGGCCGCGGCCAGCGCGTCGCGGTCGAACTCGGCCACCTGCACCGGGCGGAGGAAGTCCAGGGTGGACAGGCCGGCCGAGAACCGGGCGGTGCCGGCGGTGGGGAGCACGTGGTTGGTGCCGGCCGCGTAGTCGCCGAGCGACACCGGCGTCCACGGGCCGACGAAGACGGCACCGGCGTTGCGGACCCGCGCGGCCAGCTCGCCGGCGTCGGCGACCAGCAGCTCGAGATGCTCGGGGGCGAACGCCTCGACGACCCGGAGCATGGCAGCCCGGTCGTCGCAGAGCACCACCGCCGACTGCCCGGCGAACGCCGCCTCGACCCGCTCCCGGTGGGCGGTGGCCGCGGCCTCCTCGGCCAGGACGGGCTCGACCGCCTTCCAGACGTCCGGGTCGTCGGTGACGAGCAGGCATGCGGCCAGCGGGTCGTGCTCGGCCTGGGCGACCAGGTCGGCGGCGACGTGCCCGGGGTCGGCGGTGGCGTCGGCAAGCACGGCGATCTCGGTGGGGCCGGCGAAGGCGTCGGTGCGGACGCGGCTGGCCACCTCCTGCTTGGCCAGGGCGACGTAGAGGTTGCCCGGTCCGGTCACCGAGTCGCTGGCGGGCACGGTGGCGGTGCCGAGGGCCAGGGCGGCGACCGCCTGGGCGCCGCCGAGCAGCCAGACCTCGTCGACCCCGAGCAGCGCGGCGGCGCCCAGCACGGCCGGGTGGCCACGGCCGCCGGGGCCGGGCGGGGTGGCCAGCGCGACCGCGCCCACCTCGGCGGCTTGGGCCGGGACGACGTTCATGACCACGCTGGACGGGTAGGCGCCGAGACCACCGGGCGCGTACACCCCGGCCCGCCCGAGCGGCTCGAAGCGCTGAACCAGGCGGACGCCGGGCCGGGCGGTGAAGGTGACCGGGGACGGCCGCTGGGCCTCGTGGAAGGCGCGGACCCGTTCGGCCGCGTCGCGCAGGGCGGCGCGCACCGCGGGGTCGAGGGCCCGCTCGGCCGCTGCCAGCTCCTGCCTGGTGGCGCGCCACCGGGCGGGCGGGGTGTCGACCTGGTCGAAGCGGCGGGCCGCCTCGGCCACCGCCTCGTCGCCGCGGACGGCGACGTCGTCGACGAGCGCGCGGACGCTGGCCCGGGCGGCGGCCACGTCGGCGGCGGGCGCGCGCGGCAGCAGGCCGGCCGGGTCGCGGTCGCAGCCTCGCAGGTCGATCAGGGGCAGCACGTGCAGGCTCCAGGCGGATGGGCAGACGTTGGCGTGTGGGCCGGCCGTGTGCGCGAC
This window harbors:
- a CDS encoding histidinol-phosphate transaminase, with the protein product MTTPGSPASRGVLATADPARSDPDRPGTGRMPVAADRVRVRDDLAGLIPYGAPQLDVPVRLNTNETPWPVPQGVLDDLAEAVRHLELHRYPDREATELREALALHAGHGFEGTWAANGSNEVLQQLLMAFAGPGRSALVVEPTYAMHSLLARATGTRVVTEVQPRDVPITAEVAADLVAGAGADLTFWCSPNNPTGEATGPDVLAAVCRAAPGLVVVDEAYGEFGTAHAAALLSRHPNLVVTRTFSKAFRMAGVRLGYLLADPSVVDGIRLVRLPYHLSTPTQAVGLRALAHVGDLMGHIAATERERDRLAAGLARLPGVEVLPSDANFLCFAPGRPPRTVWQGLLDRGVLVRDVSTYPTLEAYLRVTVGTPEEDDTFLAALGEVLA
- a CDS encoding NAD-glutamate dehydrogenase gives rise to the protein MATKPEQAKAEILDRIVATVHERVPPEEAAQVEAFARRYYSRVDPEDLAEHDLPDLYGAVLAHWTFTRQRTPGTTKVRIYSPRFEEHGWRSVHTIVEVVTDDMPFLVDSVTIELNRHGLTIHLPIHPVLAVRRDAEGNLLEVLPDGSEADDAIQESILHMQIDRLTEPEVLEDLREGLERVLADVRAAVEDWPKMRERVADVLAEYTERPPAIDQAAVEDTRALLEWIADNHFAFLGYRQYDLVTLDGEDTLRSVPGTGLGILRDQGQPPVSVSFAKLPPEVRKLARARHPLVLTKANSRATVHRPSYLDYVGVKRFDEDGQVVGEWRFLGLYTSAAYNRNPRDIPVLRRKVEGVLEQAAFPPGSHDEKALINILETFPRDELFQISEDTLFEVAMGILRLEERRRVRLFLWRDAYGRFLSCLIYVPRDRYNTEVRMRIERVLQRAFQGATLDDFAVQLSESVLARLQFIIRIPPGELPDYDVRDIERQLVEATRSWRDELHDYLLEQHGEEVGNQLTSRYADAFPAAYREQFLARNAVYDIRHMEELDDRGGIDMSLYRPLEALPGQLRLKLFWSAHPLPLSDAVPMLEDMGVEVVEERPYEIRMPGRPPVWIHDFGLLHPGGEVDLHQVRDLFQDAFARILRGEVESDGFNRLALAARLTWQQIVVLRAYCKYLRQTRLTFSQDYMEETLAGNPGVARLLVELFEARLDPARAGDGGQPASTAERLRDQVEVAIDKVANLDEDRILRSFLSMIEATLRTNYYQTGADRQRKPYLSFKLDPAKCPALPAPRPMFEIFVYSPRTEGVHLRGGRVARGGIRWSDRREDFRTEILGLMKAQMVKNAVIVPVGAKGGFVVKRPPAERSREALAEEVVACYSTLIRGMLDLTDNRVDGEVAPPADTVRHDGDDPYLVVAADKGTATFSDIANSIAREYGFWLDDAFASGGSAGYDHKKMGITARGAWESVKRLFRELGVDTQTTDFTVVGVGDMSGDVFGNGMLLSRHIKLVGAFNHQHILVDPDPDPEASFAERQRLFGLPRSSWADYDEKALSAGGGVFPRTAKSIPLSPEARQALGVDAEALPPNELIQALLKAPVDVLWNGGIGTYVKASRESHGDVGDRTNDGVRVDGKELRSKVVGEGGNLGLTQLGRIEYALAGGRINTDFIDNSGGVDCSDHEVNIKILLNSVVAAGDMTRKQRDELLAAMTDDVAESVLLDNYRQAQAISLTEAQAPALLDEQARMMRALERAGKLDRQLEFLPDREGLAERRAAGLGLTRPELAVLLAYSKVTLEDELVASDLSEDPYLANDLERYLPPTLRERFPEQIRSHPLRREIITTYVINSMVNRAGPTFAHRLQEETGVDAPDIARAYTVAREVFDMRRLWKEMGQLDNKVESSVQNELMIEGKRLLERAALWFLRNRRQPLDIAATVAQFEPGVRVMADQLPHLLAKADLDRVVEAAERFAGQGVPEELAARVASLDALFSGLNVIDVASASGEPVEAVAGVWFALGARLDLHWLRDQIARLPAETRWQALAKGALRDDLYSEQQDLTGQVLRLGSHLGDAEARIDAWLDENRSSVARSQELLEDLREAESLDVAMLSVALREIRNLNQTSAAEAAAATASRSG
- the hisB gene encoding imidazoleglycerol-phosphate dehydratase HisB — its product is MAGPRRARVERRTSEVAVTVDLDLDGRGRSGSDTGVPFLDHMLAQLGRHARFDLDVRAKGDLEVDAHHTVEDTGIAIGQALAEALGDKGGVRRFGDAVVPLDEARARAAVDLSGRPYLVWDVRVDARPGELGGFDPRQARHLLEGLVAQARCTVHVVLEAADLPHHALEACFKALARALGDACAPDPRAGSGSTKGTLA
- the hisF gene encoding imidazole glycerol phosphate synthase subunit HisF; amino-acid sequence: MTLARRVIPCLDVTAGRVVKGVSFVNLVDAGDPAALAAVYDAQGADELVFLDITATVEARTTLFDAVGRTAEQVFIPLTVGGGVRTPADVRALLRAGADKVSVNSAAVRDPDLLSAGADTYGVQCMVLAIDARRRPDGRGWEVVVDGGRTPTGRDALAWAEEGAARGAGELLVTSMDADGQKTGYDLDLVRAMTAAVDLPVIASGGAGDVSHFVDACLAGADAVLAASVFHFGQLSVADVKRGLAGAGLPVRS
- the hisD gene encoding histidinol dehydrogenase; this translates as MLPLIDLRGCDRDPAGLLPRAPAADVAAARASVRALVDDVAVRGDEAVAEAARRFDQVDTPPARWRATRQELAAAERALDPAVRAALRDAAERVRAFHEAQRPSPVTFTARPGVRLVQRFEPLGRAGVYAPGGLGAYPSSVVMNVVPAQAAEVGAVALATPPGPGGRGHPAVLGAAALLGVDEVWLLGGAQAVAALALGTATVPASDSVTGPGNLYVALAKQEVASRVRTDAFAGPTEIAVLADATADPGHVAADLVAQAEHDPLAACLLVTDDPDVWKAVEPVLAEEAAATAHRERVEAAFAGQSAVVLCDDRAAMLRVVEAFAPEHLELLVADAGELAARVRNAGAVFVGPWTPVSLGDYAAGTNHVLPTAGTARFSAGLSTLDFLRPVQVAEFDRDALAAAAPTVAALARAEDLPAHGRAVQVRLGVRPWSAEGSTRSEHEEPSPPPSARNPAPTREAPP
- a CDS encoding HisA/HisF-related TIM barrel protein, coding for MTLELLPAVDLLGGQAIRLVRGELGTETGYGDPVEAAQAFAAGGACWLHVVDLDAAFGRGPVNRDQIGRIVEGVAPVRVEASGGVRAAGDLQALLDLGAARVVIGTAALTDPAWVAEACARHGDAVAVGLDARGRTLQARGWTESGGDLFETLRRLEAAGCERFVHTEVSRDGMLTGPAVDSLEAVLAATDRPVIASGGVAVLDDLTALTSLEPLGLEGVIVGKALYAGRFTVTDALALLAGARP
- the hisH gene encoding imidazole glycerol phosphate synthase subunit HisH; translation: MTVRRPPAGHAGMTRPRPAIAVLDYGVGNLHSATKALDRAGADVRVVPSVAAAAGAAGLVVPGVGAYGACLAGLGSAGGAGAVAGWLAAGRPLLGICVGMQLAFEASEEGPVTGGIGVVPGTVRRLAGGVKVPHIGWNEVAVRNGSRLFAGLPSGTRFYFVHSYAPEAGGDAVAAVCDYGAPFAAAIERGNLFGTQFHPEKSGASGLALLGNFVEVCAT